A genomic region of Capra hircus breed San Clemente chromosome 21, ASM170441v1, whole genome shotgun sequence contains the following coding sequences:
- the WDR20 gene encoding WD repeat-containing protein 20 isoform X6: MATEGGGKEMNEIKTQFTTREGLYKLLPHSEYSRPNRVPFNSQGSNPVRVSFVNLNDQSGNGDRLCFNVGRELYFYIYKGVRKMASSWRV; encoded by the coding sequence ATGGCgacggagggaggagggaaggagatgaACGAGATTAAGACCCAATTCACCACCCGGGAAGGTCTGTACAAGCTGCTGCCGCACTCGGAGTACAGCCGGCCCAACCGGGTGCCCTTCAACTCGCAGGGCTCTAACCCTGTCCGCGTCTCCTTCGTAAACCTCAACGACCAGTCTGGCAACGGCGACCGCCTCTGCTTCAATGTGGGCCGGGAGCTCTACTTCTATATCTACAAGGGGGTCCGCAAG